Within Methyloversatilis discipulorum, the genomic segment GTCAGCAGCGGCGCAGCACTCGCGGCCGCCTGTGTCGTCGTGCTCGGCGAACGGGCAATGAGCGCGGGCGGCTGGCTGGCCAGTTCGGCACTGCCGCTGGCCGCCTTCGCTGGCGCCGCACTGACCACCGCCGTCGTCTATGCGGCATCGCGCCGCAATGGCCGCAGTTCGGTCACGCTGATGCTGCTGTCGGGCATCGCCATCAATGCGCTGGCGATGTCCGGCATTGGTCTGCTCATGTTCATGGGCAGCGACGCGCAGGTGCGGCAGTTCACCTTCTGGACCCTGGGCAGCCTCGCCGGCGCGACTTGGCCCAGCGTGGTCGCGGCGTCTCTGGCGGTCGCTCTGGCGCTGGGCGCGCTGTTGCGTCAGGCCGGTCCACTCGACGCGCTGTCGCTGGGCGAGTCGCAGGCGGCACACCTCGGTGTGGCCACCGCGCGCCTGAACCGCAGCTGCGTGCTGCTGATCGCGCTGGCGGTCGGCGCCACCACGGCGCTGACCGGCACGTTGGGCTTCATCGGGCTGATCGCCCCTCACCTCGCTCGTCGGCTGGTCGGTCCAGCACATGCCCGACTGCTGCCGGCCAGCGCGCTGACCGGCGCCGCGCTGGTCGTGCTGGCCGACAGCGCAGCCCGTACCTGGGTAGCACCGGCCGAACTGCCGATAGGCGTGCTGACGGCACTGTTCGGCGCCCCCTTCTTCATC encodes:
- a CDS encoding FecCD family ABC transporter permease — translated: MNTRALTLSAGAPASLALPALALALFCVVVLALGSGAVSLSPTAVLGALFGADVGSEAELVVRTLRLPRVLLGVIAGAGLGIAGAAMQGLMRNPLADPGLVGVSSGAALAAACVVVLGERAMSAGGWLASSALPLAAFAGAALTTAVVYAASRRNGRSSVTLMLLSGIAINALAMSGIGLLMFMGSDAQVRQFTFWTLGSLAGATWPSVVAASLAVALALGALLRQAGPLDALSLGESQAAHLGVATARLNRSCVLLIALAVGATTALTGTLGFIGLIAPHLARRLVGPAHARLLPASALTGAALVVLADSAARTWVAPAELPIGVLTALFGAPFFIALLRRRAAHEST